From Chryseobacterium joostei, the proteins below share one genomic window:
- a CDS encoding YHS domain-containing protein — protein sequence MKSPFILAALLSISLLSCAKEPQVKHKNNMSSSKENIKNVQVVNEEDPICHMKTAEFLKDTAVYKNKTYGFCSSYCKDEFKKNPESYAQK from the coding sequence ATGAAATCTCCATTTATTTTGGCGGCATTGCTGTCAATATCATTGCTATCCTGTGCAAAAGAACCTCAGGTGAAGCATAAAAACAATATGAGTTCTTCCAAGGAAAATATAAAAAATGTACAGGTAGTGAACGAAGAAGATCCTATATGTCATATGAAAACGGCGGAATTTTTGAAAGATACTGCGGTATATAAAAATAAGACGTACGGTTTCTGTAGTTCTTATTGTAAAGATGAATTCAAGAAAAATCCTGAAAGTTATGCCCAAAAATAA